One Phoenix dactylifera cultivar Barhee BC4 chromosome 14, palm_55x_up_171113_PBpolish2nd_filt_p, whole genome shotgun sequence DNA window includes the following coding sequences:
- the LOC103715240 gene encoding FRIGIDA-like protein 3 translates to MPYGRTDSSRPLPGFSAMADTQSVATLIESTTSKIQQLQHAFAELESHSAISLNLKWKELEVHFHGLENSLKKRFHALEDQEKDYVSKVTEAQEMLEKREAVVVAKELTLLERLQEKRDAALFAIFEKQKCAPSEPIINGMSSGVPDSVVEENLDVKVVKSFSEDVNPAENGNADAKPHSELMKLCEEMDAEGLQKFISDNRKNLSSIREEIPSALKSAANPFSLVLDSLKDFYSGEILGLDGKKDGNLLGLRRTCLMLMESLEQLQADSVLVSLSNNQMLTLEIRERAKVIATEWKPKLNDLDVDASSGNSLEAHAFLQLLATFGIASEFDRDEICKLIPAVTRRRQAVDLCRSLGLSHKMPGVIEVLLNSGRQIEAVNLAYAFELTEQYAPVPLLKAYLKEARKVSQIKAGNMSPGAQNETNERELSALKAIMKCIEEHKLEEQYPTDPLQKRILQLEKAKADKRRAAEGAKPQSKRPRANGTTYAPRVTSIPDKSFYRAPPERYPYPYDRQYVYPAETHHPALMGSAPYTISPTHTTYYGNGYQVQYQTAYLH, encoded by the exons GGATTTTCTGCCATGGCTGATACACAGTCTGTTGCTACACTCATCGAATCTACAACATCGAAAATACAGCAACTGCAGCACGCTTTTGCTGAACTTGAAAGCCATAGTGCCatatctttgaacttgaaatggAAAGAGCTTGAAGTACACTTTCATGGGCTTGAGAATTCACTAAAGAAAAGATTTCATGCATTGGAAGACCAGGAAAAGGACTATGTAAGTAAGGTCACAGAGGCCCAAGAGATGCTGGAGAAGCGGGAAGCAGTGGTTGTGGCCAAGGAACTTACTTTGTTGGAGCGGCTGCAGGAGAAAAGAGATGCTGCCTTGTTTGCTATATTTGAGAAGCAAAAATGTGCTCCTTCAGAGCCCATCATTAATGGCATGAGTAGTGGTGTGCCTGATTCTGTTGTTGAAGAAAATTTAGATGTTAAGGTTGTCAAATCTTTCTCTGAAGATGTGAATCCTGCTGAAAATGGCAATGCAGATGCCAAGCCTCATTCTGAGTTAATGAAATTGTGTGAAGAAATGGATGCAGAAGGACTCCAGAAGTTCATTTCAGATAATCGTAAGAACCTCAGTTCCATACGTGAGGAAATCCCAAGTGCATTAAAAAGTGCAGCCAACCCTTTCAGTCTGGTTTTGGATTCCCTAAAAGATTTTTACTCTGGAGAGATTTTAGGATTAGATGGGAAGAAGGATGGGAATCTTTTGGGCCTACGTAGGACTTGTCTCATGCTAATGGAGTCTCTTGAGCAACTGCAGGCAGATTCTGTATTGGTTTCCCTCTCTAATAATCAAATGCTGACATTAGAAATTAGAGAACGAGCAAAGGTGATTGCTACAGAATGGAAACCAAAGTTGAATGATCTTGACGTTGATGCAAGCAGTGGGAACTCATTGGAAGCTCACGCATTTCTCCAGCTTTTGGCTACTTTTGGAATTGCTTCTGAATTTGATCGAGATGAAATATGCAAACTGATCCCAGCAGTCACCCGGCGCCGTCAAGCGGTTGATCTATGTCGTTCACTTGGGTTGTCACATAAAATGCCAG GTGTGATCGAAGTGCTTTTGAATAGTGGAAGGCAAATTGAGGCTGTTAATTTGGCATATGCATTTGAGCTAACAGAGCAATATGCACCTGTGCCATTACTGAAAGCATATTTGAAGGAAGCAAGGAAGGTGTCACAAATCAAAGCTGGAAATATGTCTCCTGGTGCACAG AATGAAACAAATGAACGTGAGCTTTCTGCCCTTAAAGCTATCATGAAGTGTATTGAGGAGCACAAGCTTGAGGAGCAATACCCAACCGATCCACTTCAGAAAAGAATACTCCAGCTAGAGAAGGCTAAGGCTGACAAGAGGAGAGCTGCTGAAGGTGCAAAGCCACAGTCGAAGAGGCCCCGTGCCAATGGCACTACTTACGCTCCTCGTGTGACCAGCATTCCAGACAAGAGCTTCTATCGAGCGCCCCCTGAGAGATACCCATATCCATATGACAGGCAGTATGTGTATCCAGCTGAAACCCATCATCCTGCACTGATGGGTTCTGCTCCCTATACCATATCTCCGACTCATACAACGTACTATGGAAATGGCTACCAGGTCCAGTACCAGACCGCTTATTTACACTAA